TTAGATGGCCTGGAGCGTTTGATCGATCGGGCTGCCAGCGGTTTAATGACATGGCACCGGGCGGTGCCGGCTCCTTCTGGTCACTTTGAATGACTTCAGGCGAAACACACGCCAGAATTGTTGCTCACGGGGCTCCAGAGTACTTCTTGACACTCTCCCATTTCACTTTGACAGGAGCCATGATAACGGCAGCAAATTGATCGACAGCCTCTCGTAGCGACATCTCAGCGTGAGGATCTTGTCCAGTCTCTTTGACATATGTGTCCAGACAGTTGCCAGTGCCAGTGCAGACGCAGTCGCGCCAAGCGGTTCCAGGTAAAAGCAAGAAGCTTTCGCCTTCTGCACTGATTCCGGTAAATGGTGTCCTCAAGTTGTGCTATGTGGATTCTGAGCAGGTCTCGCTATTCCATTCTCGTCGATTCTTGAGAACTGCTTGACGCTTGCGATGCGTCCAGTCGAGGAGCATAGGCTTCGCAAAGACTTCTGGTCTCATGATGGCCATGCGGTAAGCAGTCGCGGCAAGCAGGGAAGTTCCGGACGTCTCGCCGCCCCAGCTGGTCTCACCAAGATAGTTTCTCAGAAGACCGGAGCTATCATCGTCTGTTCGTGCCACCCCACCCGGAAGTTCTGAGATCCACATATCGAGATCATTCAGCTCTTTGGCCATATCTTCTTTGCTTCGCGGGCACGCTGCGATTGTTGCGCGAACACGTGCCATACCATACGCAGCCCACGCATTGCCGGTCGACCATGCACCGTTGTCGATGAAATCAGAAGGTCCAGCGATATGTCTCCACAGGCCTTGCTGTGGTCCGCTGTTAATGACCAGTATGCTCCGGCAAAGGCTGATCTGTCGCACAGCTTCTTTCACCAAGTCAAGATCATTCGTGGCAACGCCGTAGTAAGCTAGGAAAGGCGGTACCATCGCAACAGCATCAGACGACAGCTCTGACTGCTCCATGCGATGACTAATGGCGCCATTGCTGTATCTCGGTGCTTCATTGAGAACAAAGTCTTTCTGCTTCGCTGCGGCATCGATATACTTCTTCCGATACAACTTATGCGACAGCTGCACAGCTGCCACGCCAAGACTTGCCGTCGGTCTTGAGCTTCGGCTCGATGTATAACGAAGCCTCGTCCAGCCTCAAACCCAGCTTTGGCACTTTACCACCTGGGAACGGGTCCGGACCGAGCACTGAACGCTCTGGGTTGTAGATCTGCTGCGTTGCCTCATAAGCATACCCAATCTCCCAGCTACGGACAGAGTGTCTGTGAGCTTGCGTCATTGCAGCGTTGATACGAAAAGAATAGTTGAAGCTTCCAGTGCATGTCTCGAAAGACGACAAGTCGATTGTAGGATCGGTGAAGTGGTTGTAGTAGACGGCGATGAAGATGGCCACCAGTACTACATACGCCGGGAAGAACTTGATGGAGTTCGACCATGTTCCAGGATCCAGCCAAGTGAACGGTCTTGCCTCGAGCCTGACAGGCTCTGGTGGTGGCGGGTCCGCATAGTCTGAGGCTTTCACCTTGGGCTTGCCGACCGGCCGCTCCGAGCCTGGACCTGGCGCCGGATGCTGTGTATGCTCCGGCATTCTGGAGATGGGGTGTGATGAGTTGGAGACATGGTGAAAGATGTTGGAGATTGAGGAAGGTGTTGATGGTGCCGAGCACGTGGCACAGCTGGCCAATTATGGCCAAGCTGGCCAATTATGGCCAAGCTGGCCAATTATGGCTAAGCTTTTGTGCTTGGTCATGATTGGTCTGAGCGTCGCTGACCATGTCATCATTCGTCGCGTCGCTCTTGATGTTCTTCCTCTTCATCGACGTCCACCTTCTCCCACTCCTCTGTCCCCAAATGCCCATCACTGGAATGTGATTGTGCGTGTCGCCGCGACCCGGACCGGTTTCCCGCGCTTCGGGGTGGGCTCACAATCACACCAGAGCTGGACGATCTCGAAGTGCGTTCCATTGAGCGGGCTCCTTTTCGATGTCCCTGGCTGGCGTCTGGCGCAAAGAACTGCCTTATTGCAGCTCGAAGTCGGCCACCCCGACTGGTAGTGGGCACTTGAATGTCAATGGGCCGTTCGATGCGCAGATTCTGCTCGCGAGCTTGAAGTTCGAGGAAGTCCCATGCCGCCTCGTGACCATTCAGATCGTTGGAGAACATGACTCTGCGACCGCCAGGATACTCTCCATCTGGGTCTGGATTCTCGAAGAGGAAGAAGTGAAGGGGCGACTCTTGCCCGTCGCCAACTCGGTCGGGTGGCACACCATTCTGCACGCGCATTGTTGCTGGGATGCGAGCGCTATTGCTATGTCGTTCTATTCTTGCGGCCAGTTTTCTCGTGATCAAGTCGATTGGAGCCATGGTGTCGGTTGAAGGTGGTGAGTATCTTCTGGAATTCGAAAGAAATTATTTTCACTTCGTCGAGGAGTTGCACGGTGTGGATGATCTGCGACAGGTGCTCACAGTCTTATATGGCGTTGCACAAGTCAGAGTCACATCCTGTGTCCTCAAGAAAGATCGGAACATATGGCCAATGATTTCCCTCGTGTTGTTAAAGCTCCCTCGCACCACGAGGCATATTGGACCAGTCTTTCAGTCCTCGGCTTCGAGGCTACATATCTACATCTGCACAGCTCTTTTCTTCACAACCAACATCCAGGCACTGAGTGTGAAGCACGAACTACATGAACATACGACACAACACTAAAGATACATCGCCATCATGCGCCCATTCGGTGCAATCGTCTTACTGCCATGCTTTTGCATCCGAGCCCTCGCGACTCAGCCCAACTCAGCTCGGCCACGACTCAGCGATGATCAGCGAAGACGATGCGCAACCGCACTGGACCTTCAAGAGTGTCCATGCGAGATGCCCTTCGAGGTCCAGCAGAGACCTTTGCCAATCCGTACCCAAATTTTCTGCACACTGATGCTGGCAGAGCGATCGATTCTCATCGAGGCGAAGCCGGGCGTTGATCAACCCGACATGACAAGCGCACAACATTCGGACGAGTTACCCGAAGGACTGAAGCGCCTAGAAGAGCTCCGGTCTCTACGACATGCCTGTCGCCAACGTTCGGATGAGATAACTCAAGCACGGAAGCGCTTGCAAGCAAGTCAGCCACAGTCTTTGGACGAGATAGCCCAAGAACGGAAGCATCTGGAAGAGCTCCGATCTCTGATGCGTGCATCGCGCCATCGTTTGGATGAGATGGCCCAGATACGGAAGCGCTTGCAAGCAAGTCAGCCACAGCTTCACGAAGAGATGCCTGCCAAGAATCCCAATCGCCTGAACGGGTTCCATTCTCAATTACCTGCCACGCTCCAACGATCGGACGAAATCGTTCAAGCACGAGAGCGCTTGCAAGAAAGTCAGTCACAGAATTGGGCCGTGCGTGAAAATAACATGACACCTCGGCTTGGTCTCCCCGGGTCAGCCGGTTACAGACGCAGTGGTGACATGGCATTAGACGCCAAGGTAGTGTCCTTGAAATATGGAAGAAAGAGACAGATGAAGCTTCTCCTTGGGCCGGCTCGATAAGCCATTATCGAATGTCATCATGCAACAGCCAACAGTGAACACCGCAGCAAGCCCATTGGGGAACTGAGTACTACTTTATACCAGTTTCTGCTGCTAAAATACACAGCTTTCGCCGGAACATCTTGCAACCAACCTCAATCAAAGAACAGCATGGCGCAAAAGGATCCAACCACTTCCACTACACCACAACGAGATCCCTCCATGCCACCAAGGACATGTTCATCACAGCCAGTCGCAGAAGCTCAGCCACTTCGGGCTAACCTTACGTCACATAGGACAACTAATCCGTGCCGGCGACTGGTACACAGCTTGGCGCATCACAAAGTGGTTACTTGGTACCCAACTCACAATAATGGATCCATCGTTGACCAATCGTCGAGCGCGAGTAGTCTGCACGGAGGCATCAGCACTCTGAGCAAGGAGTGTCTGCACCTGGCACTGTTCACGGCTTGGTACGACCGAAGGCAGTGGGCCAAGCCGCAGCAAGCACCCAAGGCACTCACAAACTCATCTCTGTCAATTTGCAATCGCGATATCGACACTCTATTGCCATAATGATGGAGTGCAAAGACAGGTGGCTTGCAATGAGCGAGGGATAAGTGGACAAAAAATGCCTCAGTCAGTCATTGAGTCGGCGCATGATGGAAAGGTTTCATATATTGACAAGGCCTATATGTAGCTAGCAAGTGAGTAACACTGATGTATAAGAATGCAATTGGACTTTCGTGGATATGCGGCACAGGCGGCACAGCCAGCATCAGTAGTGGCTGTGCGGTAGGATTCGGATCCTTCCGTCTTGCACAGCGCGCTGCACTCCGCGGACTCATGTATAACTACACCAATTGTAAGTGCTTCGTAAAATCTGCTCGCGTGTCATTGACAAGAATCGCACATTCAAGATGGCGCACTCCAAGATGCTTCCAGCTGTCATTCAAGCCGTCATTCTTTGCGGTCTATCCTCAATCGTCTCCCACCACCTCGTGAACAATGCCTTCACCAATGCTGGCGAAAGTGAACTCTGGCTCAACATCACAACCGCCATGGCGCGGATCGAGAATGCCACGACGACCGGTCTAAACAACACAACGATCAGCAATACAACAACAACACCAGCACTCAACTTGACAGCAGAGCACCTTCCCTCAAACAGCACGCAGATCAATCCGCCCGGTGGAGAATCCTACTACGGACAGACATTACCTCGAAGCATGTTCATCCTAGCAATGATTGCACCATTATACTACTACTGGCAACTATGGCTCGAGAGAATCTTACCCAGACGAGCTCGAGCGGAAGCACGTCTACCGCCACCGGAAAAGGCGGATTTCGGCGACGATGGTGACCGCGAGCAAGAAGTGATTGAGAAGTGGATAGCGCAAGGCAAGATTCGAAGGTCGTCGTTGAGCTGGTGGAATACATTCTTGAAGTGGGCTTTGCATTGTACGCTTGGCGCTTTGTGGGTTGAGGCGATGCGGTATTTGTTGGAAACTGTGCTGTACTGGAGGTGGCCATTGACGATATGGAAGAAACTATCGTATTGGGTAAGCTATCGGAGAGGCCCAATTCATCGCTCGCGTATGCTGACATCTATCACCAGGAGATTCTCTTTCGCTTCGCGGGCACACTCTTCAGTACTGGCCCACTCTCGTCACTGATAGGCTTTATCCTGGTTCCAGCTCACAAGAGGATGGTGTTTGAATCTGGAGCGGACTTTTTCTGGAGCTTGTTTTGGGGTATCGCCCTGACGACTGTGCTGCCTCTAATTGCCAGTAACAGCCACGTGCAGTATGGAGTGGCGATGTGGATCGAAGGAATGGAGAATCAGACGAGGAATGCGAGGGCAGCGCCACAATTCCCGAGGCTGGGAGACGAGCTCTAGGATGGGGCTGTGGTCTTGTAAGATCCTGAAGGATGTGTAGCCAAGGGTTCTCCGCTCCTTAGGGTTGCATAGTCTGTCTTCGTGGTCGATTCTATGACCTCGCAGGCTTCTCAAACAGATAATGGCAAACACCCCACTCCTCTCCACCATTCCAAGCAAACAGCTCCGCACAAGCAAGATAGAACACTTGCCAGCGATAGAACCATTTCGCAGTATCAGTCTTGCCGTAGGTCTCTTCCAGATGTGGCCAGATCTGTTTCTTGCTTGCATTCATCTTCGATAGCCAGTCCTCGCAAGTCTTCGCGTAGTGTGTGCCGCTCACCCACCACTGCCTCTCCAATCTCAGGTCTCGCTGGAAGAAGTGCAGCAGGTCCGCGGAAGGCATGGTCCCACCGGTGAAGAAGTGAGTCGTCATCCAGCCGCTTTCAAAGTCATAGGGAGAGTTCTTGTGGGCGAAGTAGTGCACGAAGAGCTTGCCGCTTGGTTTGAGCAGTGTGCTCACTTTTGCCAGGAGAAGTTCGTAGTTCTTCATGTGCTCGAACAGCTCAATCGACATGACACGATCAAacttctcttcgagcttcgTCCCTCGAAAGTCATAAGTCGCAATATCTCCGGTGACCACCTCCAAATTCGTAAGTCCCTTCGCCTTGGCCTGCGAGTCGATATACTCCTTCTGCGTCCTCGAATTCGAGAAAGCCGTCACCTGCGACTTCGGCAGCACTTCAGCAAGGTAAAGAGACAGACTTCCCCAACCACAGCCCAAATCAAAAATCCGCATCCCATCCTTCACCTGTGCCTTCTCAACATAACTCTCCAGCATCGCAATCTCCGCCTGTGCCAAAGTCTCCGTGCCCTTGGGATACAAGCAACAGCTGTACTTCATCCTAGGACCAAGGCAAGCCGACAAAACTCCAGTCCCGACTTCATAGTGCTGTTCGTTTGCTGCAGCGGTTTCTACCGCGATAGGTCTGCTCCGGAGGAGGTCAACATACTTCATCTTCGTTTCATAGCTGTCGGCCAGACTTGTCGACTTGATGAGCTCGATGCGCTGTCGTAGTTGACTTCTGATACCCTGCCGGAGAAGGAACTCGGGGAGATAGCCGCCGTCTACGACTGTCTCAACGAGAGCGTCTATGGAAACGTGTCAGCATGGATGTCTTGAGAAATCTTGTTACAAGGCTGGCTACCGTAGTTCATGATTGCGCCCAAACGCCTGTAAAGTGGATATGTCAAGCACGCGGTATACAGATATCCCCTAGGACGATGTTGTGAGGTCGAAATCGTTGTGTTGGTGAAGCTCATCCTGCTGGGCGGATTCGGAAAGCGAAGTCTGAAAAGTGCCGGAAGTGACATCATGACTGCCGAAAGCGGTAACGACGACGAGGTGAAGGGAGGAAGGCATGGTGACAAAGTAGTTGCCGCCGATGTTTGTCGACTTCACTTCTGGAGAGCTGCTAACAAGGGCCGTGTATCCATAGAATCAGCACAGGTCGACGCGCTCTACCCTCGACTTTATCAGTTGAACCTCGCCACTCAGCCATATGCCAGCATGTTGAAGCAACGGCCTACGCTTCGATAAGGAGTCGAAGCGCTCGGCAGCAATCAACTTGGTTACCAGCCCTCAGACAGAGAAAGCGCACACAGCTTTTGTGGTCATATCAGACATGTACACATCTATAACCTTTCATCATGGTCATCGTGTTGTCAGGCTCCATATGCAGCAATTGTTCAACCCATCCCGAATACACCTTTCCGTGTCAACTTCGACCGGTCCATGTAGCGTAGGAAGTCATCACTCCAGGCTGAGTTTCTGGCTGCTTCTTCCATTGCTTGCTGGGCACTCCGTCTACCATGAAGTGAGCAGCACCTCGGTGGTGCTACGCGCTCTGAGAAAGAGCAAGAGGCAGTCGAGGCCGCAATCTTTAGAACGTGTCGACTCCGGGACATCGACCACTTCCTCCAGACGCCCAGCGGGAAGAGGTTGCTCTGCCCTTTACTGATAAGCTCAGGTACTGCGTTCACTTCACAGCCTCGCCTCAACACCCTCGCTCGACTCATTCTTCGGCGCGACCTGAGCCCGTAGCGCCTTCTCAAAAGTCTCCATGAACCGCTGAATATCACTGAAAGTGTTGTACAGTGGCGCAGGTGCGACTCTGATACATCCAGGCTTGCGCTTATCGCAGATGACACCAGCAGCCTCGAGCGACTTGCTGACCTCCTCCATAAGCTCCTCGCGCAGCAGTACACTCAACTGAGCACCACGCCGAAGAGGATTCGAAGGTGTGATGATCTCGAATGGGTACGATCCGTCGAATGTCCGCTCGGCAATTTGGTTGAGGAGGTGCTCG
Above is a window of Fulvia fulva chromosome 6, complete sequence DNA encoding:
- a CDS encoding (S)-coclaurine N-methyltransferase, which encodes MMSLPALFRLRFPNPPSRMSFTNTTISTSQHRPRGYLYTACLTYPLYRRLGAIMNYDALVETVVDGGYLPEFLLRQGIRSQLRQRIELIKSTSLADSYETKMKYVDLLRSRPIAVETAAANEQHYEVGTGVLSACLGPRMKYSCCLYPKGTETLAQAEIAMLESYVEKAQVKDGMRIFDLGCGWGSLSLYLAEVLPKSQVTAFSNSRTQKEYIDSQAKAKGLTNLEVVTGDIATYDFRGTKLEEKFDRVMSIELFEHMKNYELLLAKVSTLLKPSGKLFVHYFAHKNSPYDFESGWMTTHFFTGGTMPSADLLHFFQRDLRLERQWWVSGTHYAKTCEDWLSKMNASKKQIWPHLEETYGKTDTAKWFYRWQVFYLACAELFAWNGGEEWGVCHYLFEKPARS